One part of the Deltaproteobacteria bacterium genome encodes these proteins:
- the rsmI gene encoding 16S rRNA (cytidine(1402)-2'-O)-methyltransferase encodes MNSGTLYVVATPLGNLEDITFRAVRILKEAPVIACEDTRRTVKLLNRYEIRTPMVVFHEYNKARAGAGILRRLREGESVALVSDAGTPAISDPGYDLVRDAIAEGIPVEVIPGPSALVAALVVSGLPTDHFTFEGFLPNRPVRRRKVLGALSRETRTMIFYESPHRLAAFLADASAELGERRACIVRELTKVHEEIVRGTLPELSAEIAGRSSVLGEVTVVVGGAPKTVELSVEEIVRAAVEDASGSSRDLAREIAERTGLSRKEVYEEILKQRK; translated from the coding sequence GTGAATTCCGGGACGCTGTACGTCGTGGCGACGCCGCTGGGGAACCTCGAGGACATCACCTTCCGCGCCGTGCGAATCCTCAAGGAGGCGCCGGTGATCGCCTGCGAGGACACGCGCCGCACGGTGAAGCTGCTGAACCGCTACGAGATCCGCACGCCGATGGTCGTCTTCCACGAATACAACAAGGCGCGGGCGGGGGCGGGGATCCTGCGGCGCCTCCGTGAGGGGGAGAGCGTGGCGCTCGTCTCCGACGCCGGTACTCCCGCCATCTCGGACCCGGGATACGACCTGGTGCGGGACGCCATCGCCGAAGGGATTCCCGTGGAGGTGATCCCCGGTCCGTCGGCCCTGGTGGCCGCCCTGGTGGTCTCCGGCCTGCCCACCGACCACTTCACCTTCGAGGGTTTCCTCCCGAACCGTCCGGTGCGGCGCCGCAAGGTGCTCGGGGCCCTTTCCCGCGAGACGCGGACGATGATCTTCTACGAGTCCCCGCACCGCCTCGCCGCGTTCCTCGCGGACGCCTCGGCCGAGCTTGGGGAGCGACGGGCCTGCATCGTGCGGGAGCTGACGAAGGTGCACGAGGAGATCGTTCGAGGGACGCTGCCGGAACTGTCGGCGGAGATCGCCGGGCGGTCGAGCGTCCTCGGCGAGGTCACCGTGGTGGTGGGCGGCGCGCCGAAGACGGTGGAACTATCGGTGGAAGAGATCGTTCGGGCCGCGGTCGAGGATGCCTCGGGGTCGTCCCGGGACCTCGCGAGGGAGATCGCCGAGCGCACCGGGCTGTCGCGGAAGGAAGTCTACGAGGAGATCCTGAAGCAGCGAAAATGA
- a CDS encoding phenylacetate--CoA ligase, protein LVADTIREMGIPVSALSLKYGLFGGEPWSEKMRDEIQDALGIVATDNYGLSEVIGPGVSGECLERNGLHINEDHFLVEVIDPKTLQPVPPGQAGELVITTLTKEAFPMVRYRTRDLTSILTGDCPCGRTGRRMSRLTGRTDEMLIIRGTKVSPAKIESLLFEIEGKEPNYRIVIDRKGAMDEVTVLVEAAGEASFGEDRRHVGTTVEMIRKRLAHELGVTVDVKLVEKRTLEPVDGKAKRVIDNRIL, encoded by the coding sequence GCTGGTCGCCGACACGATCCGCGAGATGGGGATCCCCGTTTCGGCGCTCTCCCTCAAGTACGGCCTCTTCGGAGGGGAGCCGTGGTCCGAGAAGATGCGCGATGAGATCCAGGACGCCCTCGGGATCGTCGCCACCGACAATTACGGACTCTCCGAGGTCATCGGGCCGGGGGTCTCGGGCGAGTGCCTCGAGCGCAACGGCCTGCACATCAACGAGGACCACTTCCTCGTCGAGGTCATCGACCCGAAGACCCTTCAACCCGTGCCGCCCGGCCAGGCGGGGGAGCTCGTCATCACGACCCTGACCAAGGAGGCGTTCCCGATGGTCCGGTACCGGACACGGGATCTCACCAGCATCCTCACGGGGGATTGCCCGTGTGGGCGCACGGGGCGCCGGATGAGCCGCCTGACGGGCAGGACGGACGAGATGCTGATCATCCGGGGGACGAAAGTGTCCCCCGCCAAGATCGAGTCCCTGCTCTTCGAGATCGAGGGGAAGGAGCCGAACTACCGGATCGTGATCGACCGGAAGGGTGCGATGGACGAGGTCACGGTCCTCGTCGAGGCGGCCGGAGAGGCATCGTTCGGGGAGGATCGCCGGCACGTCGGGACGACGGTGGAGATGATCCGGAAGCGGCTGGCCCACGAGCTGGGGGTGACGGTGGACGTGAAGCTCGTGGAGAAGAGGACCCTCGAGCCGGTCGACGGGAAGGCGAAGCGCGTCATCGATAACAGGATACTGTAG